One window of Botrimarina mediterranea genomic DNA carries:
- a CDS encoding PP2C family protein-serine/threonine phosphatase: MTTPTEIGRLGRRAIAAFSTRSPGKETPNEDSAALLPWDDYSAVLVVADGVGGQSLGEVASRKAVQALERSLALADRETYQLRTAIIDGIEAANQAVLAIGGGAATTLAIVEFSIGGPDGDFARTYHVGDAGVLVCGGRGKLKLLTTAHAPVAYGVEAGLIGNDEAMHHEDRHVVSNVIGAADSRIELGPAVKLSQHDTVLVASDGLFDNLTTDELIQLSRRGTAMDAARRLADAAHERMISTLPGVPSKPDDLTLLVVR, translated from the coding sequence ATGACGACCCCCACCGAGATCGGTCGGCTGGGTCGCCGCGCGATCGCCGCGTTCTCGACGCGCTCGCCCGGCAAGGAGACGCCTAACGAAGACTCCGCCGCGCTGTTGCCGTGGGACGACTACTCGGCCGTGCTGGTGGTGGCGGACGGCGTGGGCGGGCAGTCGCTCGGCGAGGTCGCGTCACGCAAAGCGGTGCAGGCGCTCGAGCGTTCGCTCGCGCTGGCCGACCGTGAGACCTACCAACTCCGCACCGCGATCATCGACGGCATCGAAGCGGCGAACCAGGCCGTCCTCGCGATCGGCGGCGGGGCGGCGACGACGCTGGCGATCGTCGAGTTCTCAATCGGCGGGCCCGACGGCGACTTTGCACGCACGTACCACGTCGGCGACGCCGGCGTCCTGGTGTGCGGCGGGCGCGGCAAGCTCAAGCTGCTGACCACCGCCCACGCCCCGGTCGCCTACGGAGTCGAGGCGGGGCTGATCGGGAACGATGAAGCGATGCACCACGAGGACCGCCACGTGGTGTCGAACGTGATCGGCGCGGCCGACTCACGCATCGAGCTGGGGCCCGCGGTCAAGCTGTCGCAGCACGACACGGTGCTCGTCGCCAGCGACGGGTTGTTCGACAACCTCACCACCGACGAGCTGATCCAGCTCAGCCGCCGGGGCACGGCGATGGACGCCGCCCGCCGCCTCGCCGACGCGGCCCACGAACGGATGATCTCGACCTTGCCTGGCGTGCCGTCGAAGCCGGATGACTTGACGCTGTTGGTGGTGCGGTAG